The Sphingomonas sp. LY54 genome includes a region encoding these proteins:
- a CDS encoding tetratricopeptide repeat protein encodes MRLTPIALSVAIALATMASAGHSQRPDDQIDARSVALLQQGQAQTASGQYDAAIDSLESSLAVDPRNRGAYVALARVAQAQKLPGKAIKLYGEALVVEPNDVTALAGQGEALMQRGAVERAKRNLEKIKTVCKNPCPQATTLAAVIAKGPPAEAIAARTQETPPTPAKN; translated from the coding sequence ATGCGCCTCACGCCCATTGCCCTTTCGGTGGCCATCGCGCTGGCGACCATGGCGAGCGCGGGCCACAGCCAGCGCCCTGACGACCAGATCGACGCGCGCTCCGTGGCTTTGCTCCAGCAGGGCCAAGCGCAGACCGCTTCCGGCCAATATGACGCCGCGATCGACTCGCTGGAGAGCTCGCTCGCGGTCGACCCGCGCAACCGCGGCGCTTATGTCGCTCTCGCGCGGGTGGCGCAGGCGCAGAAGCTGCCGGGCAAGGCGATCAAGCTCTACGGCGAAGCGCTCGTGGTCGAGCCCAACGATGTCACCGCTCTCGCCGGTCAGGGCGAGGCCTTGATGCAGCGCGGCGCGGTCGAGCGCGCCAAGCGCAACCTCGAAAAGATAAAGACGGTCTGCAAGAACCCGTGCCCGCAAGCCACCACCCTCGCCGCCGTGATCGCGAAGGGTCCGCCGGCCGAGGCGATTGCCGCGCGCACGCAGGAAACGCCGCCGACGCCTGCGAAGAACTAA